CCTTGAGACTAGGGActctaattatttttctctctctcttccagagAGCCTAGCAAACATCCAGTGGGTGGCACAcatcaacaaataaatgagtgTCCACTGATGCTTCATAAGGGCTGTGTTCCCTGACTACACACTTACTGATGATAATAGCTGGGTTGTAGGGGGAACCTACAGGGTTTATTGGTTTAAAATCTCCATAGAAACCCAGTGtggaaacattatacataggtgATTGACTGCGATTCCTATAGCATAACACTAAAGCTTTAACCTAGCTGTGTCACACAGCTAAGGTTTCAAAACATGGTGGAAGATGATGTTCATATTACCCAAACCAAGGAGCTGCCACATTGAGAGCTCCCTGGTGCAGCCACATCATGCATGGACTGGCCTCCCACATGAAAGCTTGAGACTGGATTACAGTCACCAACATTTATGGTTTTAGCGACTGTTGGAAAGTTTCCCATCCAAAAAAAACCTTTCCCAGGGAGGTCTCAACTTCCCCTCCTTTTACATAATCACTAAGTAGTTGAATTCCCATCTAAAATGCTAATGCCACTAGAAGGGGTAAACACCTGAAAACTGGATACcctgaagcaaaaataaatttcttgagAAATATATCCCCTTTGATAGAAGAGAGAGCAAAGCTGGCGATGGGAGTATGAAAAAGAGCAAGCAGAATGAGAGCAAGCTCCTTCACAGTTTAATCCCACTGTTCTTCTACTGGAAAAAAGATACCCCAGGTGAGCCCAAATCCCAGCaaggaaatagagacatttatgcCAAGGGAATGAGCCGGCGCCCAAGCCCAGCTCTCTGGGCCTGGCATGAGCAACTTCAGCACCAATGTGGGGACGTCCTATGCTCAGCAGGCCCCATGGGAGGCTGGCAAATTATGAGGCTCCCAGAAAGCAGAGCACGTAATTCTAGCCTCAGCGCTGAGGcacctcctctcccctcagctGCAGATGAGggctttggcttctgcattttaAGAGCTTATTTTCTTTAAGCTCTTTAAAGTGCAGTCACTTCTGAACAAATCAACTGCAAAAATAACAGAAGTCTGAAATTTATTCAGAAGCATTTAGGAAACGTTGAATAATCTCAGTTTTCCAACCCCTAAAGTCATTTACATACTTAGGAATGAGCTGGGCTTtcaagatagccaacatattcaacaTATTCCCTTAAGATCCCAAAGTAAAGCTGCAAATTTTCTCAGCAAAAGGCTGTTCTCTCGAGAATAATGGCTATGGGTCTGTGTTAGCCAGAGAGCTGAGGAGGCGGGCTTGGGGCCTTCTTTGCTTCTCCCTCCCCATAACTTGGCTCAGAGCAAATGAGATTTGCTTTACCTCCACCTTATGAACTGGATTCTTGTTCTTTCCTCCAGGACCTCTTGACTCTGGTTTGCTAACAAATCAGACTTTGAGAGATGGTGCTTCACCTAGGAAATTTTGACAGGGTCCACATAATTACTGCCCAGCAAGAACTCCATGGCTCAGGTAGAGCCCAGCTCCTCCCACTTGCCCAAGATCCTTTGCAGTAGGaccttccaccttccccctccctctctccccaccctcctagGAGGATAGTCTCAAACTCTCCATTACCACATCTCTGGTCACATGTACATTTTCTCCATGGATGGGAGGGAAGTTGTTGGACATCTTTTGTTTTATGTCCTGGGAAGCCTCTTCTTCAGTCTGAAAGGTAAGTAATTTCCTTCTGAAAGTGTCACTCAGTATCTGACCcccagttctttctctttttccattttttccctctccatcACAACATATATGCCACATATCCACACATACAAGCTCTGTATCTCATGGTTCCTGCAATAAGTTTGCTTACCGCTACCTTCCCATGGGATTCCAGGGATCCCACTAAGGCCTTGGCCTTATCCCAGGATATGTTGGAGCCACCCTGTAGCTGGGGCAACATATCTGAAACTTGGCATGTTTAAGAAGCAGGACAGGGCTAGTAGTGATTTTAACACATCTCTGATAAAGACACAAGCCCCAGCATCCTATGGATCAGACCCAGCTCTAGGTGGGGTGTTTGGCAATGAACTTGAGTTTCCCATTCTAAGGAGAGGGAAGTCCCAGTTCCTGTACCCACTGAGGTCAGCTCTCTAGAATTTTGGGTgccctgaaaaataaaagaattttactcACTTTTTTCAACCAGTGCTGTACTACAGACACAGCCTCGCTTTCCACAACTTCAACGTCCTGCAACAAATTGATAAGTTGATGCCCTCACAACACCCAGAGACCCAGTCCCCCTCTTCCATTCTTATCCAAAGCCGTATattgtaagattctctctctagAAGTGCAGCAGGGGGCTCAGAAGGGAGAAGATACATGAGGAAATTCTACATAACTGCCACCAGCTTCACTTACTGAACTGGTTTTTGGTGGGAAGGGGAACCCAACACCACGCCGGGCAAGAATGTATGCAATCCATGTTGTAATTATCATCTTTGGACTTCTGCCAGGCCTTCTTCTTGGCTCCCTCCTTCCATTGAAGCGGCCTAAGAACTCCTCTAGAACAAGGAAGTTATTGAAGGGAGGTGCCCACCTGATTCGCTGCCCAATGATGATGTCACAATGACCTGCTTTATTCTCCTGGATTAGAGTGGAGATGAAAAAGAGAGATCGGAAAGCAATCTACTTTAGTGATGCCAAAGCTCAGaaatggggagaagaggggagggggataaggatAAGACATAGGCAAGATAAGCCTGAGGAAGACATGAGAGGGAAATCAGCAAATCATAGATGGAGATTGGGAGGTGAGGGCTTATAGCTGGTCACCCAGTCTTGACAATGCTAAATAGAAAGAGATTTTATGAATCCAAATAATGAATTTGTAACAAAGTGACCTGGGCCCTCTAGATATACATTCAAACAATGCCACCAGCATTTTTTATTCCTATTCTCATATATTGAGGTGGAAAGAGCTTAtctaccccccccaaaaaaaaataaagatgggggagtaaaattctcaacaaagacattttctttatttaggtCTGTTTTGTTTACACAAGTGATTCAAACCATTAATCTAAATAATAAGAGATATAGGATAAAAATGGAATATATCACTGCTTATAAAAGATATTTCCTGATTATTTCAGATCACCCATGGAGGGCTGCCTAGGTGGATGGACGGTAAAGTGGAAGTGAAAAGGGGGTTGTGTTGTGACTGCAGATTGTTTTTTAGCGGAAAActgaaagaggctcagagagctgtTATTTCCACCTAGAACCTTCACCCAGAAATTGAAGGAAGTTTAGAACATCCTACAGGACACTAAGTATATGTTCAGCTGCTCTCAAAAGTAGTTGTAGCCTAACCCTGAAACTGTTGTCAAGGTCTCAGAAACCCAGCAATAGTCCTGTCTCTACCATTAACTTGTTATGTGACCTTAACCCAGTGATAGGGTTAAGACTAATGATTAGTTGCTGTGGTCctcctttctttgtcttcaaaatgaaaagaatagaataaTGTCTCTCTTGGTTTTTTCTAGCTCTAATATTCTATaggtgttctcattttcattcttcaaAGAATACTGAAAACCTTTATCTCACTCTCCCCAATTTCCACCATTTTCTTCACTCCCAACAAATCACCTCAATTTTACATCTATATTGGTCAGAATGTGCTAGGCTATGGTGAGGCAACAAACAAGTCTCCAAATCAAAAAAGTTTCTTTCCCATTCTCAAAAATTCCAATACATGTTGAATAATTCTTCAGGGTAGTTGTGCTCCATGTGGTGACTTAGAGATCCAGGAAGAGTTTTATTCTGTGGCTCCATGGTCTCTGGATGTGATTGTCCGTAATTCtcaagaaggggaagagaagacaTGGAGGAGTCAAGTCAGCCCTTCAGTTTTAGCCCAAAGTCGTCTTCTTAAAGCTTTTTGGCCAACTAACAATCATATGACTTCAGCCTAACTCCAAGGGAGACTAGTAATtgtaaagtaaaacacaaaattacTGGTCAATGCCTGTTTCTGCCACCATCCTATAAGTAGGTTTCCATCCttattgatataattttattattttaatatttaagacattaatgagattcaaaaattaaaactacataaaaatatgtactCGGGGAGTTCCATCTCCTCCCCTAGCTCTTCAACCCTGTTCTTACTTAAAAGTAAAGTTTTTGTAAGTGTCTAGGCTATACACCctgtgtttatgttttcaaaatgaaacagagacatAAATCCATTCTCACTTTTCTATTGCTGCacatatgtgttttataaaatacttacagtaaaatatgcaaatacatgCACAGCTCAAATTTaagtgtgcatatacacacacataaacataaacatacatatgtgtgtttaACCACAGCCCAGCTCAAGATGTACAACACTCCCAGTATCACAGCAGGCCCCCAGTCAGTACTCTCCACCAGGTAACCAACATTTCGACCTCAATCACCATAGGTAAGTGTTgcctaatattccattgtgttgcTGTAACACAAATTATTTATGAAACTTACTATTGGGGGGCATTTGTGTTATCTCTAGttagatgctttttaaaataatgtggctataaaatattcttatacctattttttggttgACATAAGCATTAAAATTTCTGAGTATATACACACCAAACAGTGGAATTTCTAGATCATAGGCTTTGTATGTAATTAATATTAACATATACAGAGTATTTCAAGGTGGTCGTACTAACTACTGTCCAACTGCTGTAGCAACAATTGCTTCATattcttgtcaacacttggtTTTGTCATTCTTTTGAAGTTTAGCCAGGTGAGTGGAGTTCTAGTGGTAACCAAGAATAGTTTAATTTGTGTTTAATTAATTCATTACTTGTGTTCAGTACCTGAGTTATATGATAACTCAAGTTTTGAGGAAAtatcaaaacattttctaaatgacAGCACGATTTTACATTCACACCATCAATGTGtaagttccaatttctccacatccttgccaacattgtTATTATGTCATTCTGATTTTAGACATTTTAGTGGGaatgaagtggcatctcattgtcgttttgatttgcatctccctaattattaatgatgctgagcatcttttcttgtatTTATAGGCCATTTATGtgtattcaaatcttttgccattttataattggatGACTTGCCTTTTAATTTTCGAGTTGTTTTCAGATCAGGCAGtataaatctttttcttctcaaatttttctgactattctaggtcctttgaatttccatgtaaattttagaattagcttgccaatttccaaaaaaaaaaaaatcctgctggAATTTTTGATAGGCATTATTTGGAAGCTATAGATCAATTTTATTTAAGTTGTCTAATTTGTTGACATAGCTGTTTATAATATTCccaccaaatatttttaatatctgtaagGTAAGTGGTGGTTTCCcctctttcaattctgattttggtaatgtgtgtcttctctcttctttttctgctcaTCCTGgctacattattttttaacttttcagaaaCCACCTTTGTTCACAtggttttctgtttcattgatttctaatccaatcttcatttctttgtctttctttttgcttgttttaggGTCTCTTTTTTCCTAGTTTATTAAGATGGAGACTTACATTATTGATgtgagatctttcttcttttctaatatcaTTTTCTAAAGGTAccccttttttccccaaaagataGCTTTGGCAGTACTGTATAAGTCACATGCATTCAGTTTAACATATGTTCAAATTTcctttggggttttattttacctgggttatttagaagtatgttgttaaattttcaaatattggaGATTTCCCAAATTTCTCCTTATTGTTGATgtctaatttaattatttatggtcaaataatatactttgttttatttcaattcttttaaatttattgagacttgttttatgctATAGCATATGATCTATCTTAGAGAAGATTCCAAGTGTGCTTATAAATATGCCTGTTCTGCTGCCATTCGTCAGAGAGTTCTCTCACTATCAGGTCAGTCTTCTTTACTCTTTGACTTTCTGTCTAGTTTCTCTACCAATTACTGAGATCGGGTATTTAAAACTATAACTggttgaattgtttatttctctttataattcTGTCAGTTATTGCTTCATGTACTTAGGACTTTTATTTCAAACATAgacatttataattgttatacCTTTCTGATAAATTAACTTTTGTCATTATGTAATGTCCCTTTTTATGTCTACTAATATTTCTTAAAGTCTACACTGTCTGTTATTAATAGAGCCACTCCAGCTCTGTTATGGTTACTGTTCTTATGGCATATACTTTCTACccttttactcttttaaattCTTGTGTCTTTGAATCTAAACTCTGTCTCCTATAGACAGCATATGGCaagatctttttttaattcagtctAACAATCTCTGCCTTTGATTAGAGAATTTAGTTCATTCACATATAATACTCTTATTGATATGTTTGAATTACTG
The genomic region above belongs to Phyllostomus discolor isolate MPI-MPIP mPhyDis1 chromosome 13, mPhyDis1.pri.v3, whole genome shotgun sequence and contains:
- the SPATA19 gene encoding spermatogenesis-associated protein 19, mitochondrial, with the translated sequence MIITTWIAYILARRGVGFPFPPKTSSDVEVVESEAVSVVQHWLKKTEEEASQDIKQKMSNNFPPIHGENVHVTRDVVKHHLSKSDLLANQSQEVLEERTRIQFIRWSHTRIFQVPSEVRNDVMRERIEQVRQSLCRLTDESSQELPYRNSFSDC